The stretch of DNA GTGAAGAACTTATAAGTACAGGCTTTGGTCGTTTTAAAGCGGTTAAAATCGCTAGAATTTACGATGACAAAAAGTTTTACGCACAACACGCTTGGTTTATTCCTGAGTTAAACTTTACCCTTGCTCGCTTATGGCGAATGAAAAAAGGTGTTGAGCAATACGACTTAGTCATTAAAAGCTATACCGTCAGTGAATAACGTTTAAAATGGATAGTCGTCAACAATTACGAACTCTTATTCGCCAACGTCGTAATTCGTTGAGCGATGAGCAACAGCGCACAGCCTCTCTCGCATTAAGAGATAGACTGTTATCAATTGTAAGTGCTCAACAAACTATCGCGTTATATTTAACTAATGATGGTGAAATTGATACCTCACCTATTATTGATAGCTTAAAAGAGCAAAATACTCGTCTACTATTTCCGGTATTGCATCCCTTTAAAAAAGGTTATTTGAATTTTCAGAGCGTCAATCGCGAAACTCAATGGACGCTAAATAAATACAACATCAACGAACCTCAACTAAACTCTATAACAACCACTCCTATTTCTAATATAGACGTTATATTAATGCCACTGGTTGCATTTGACCCACAAGGAAATAGGCTCGGAATGGGTGGCGGCTATTACGACAGAACGTTAGCTCAAATCCAATATTTACCTACAAAACCTAAATTAATTGGCCTAGCTCATGATTGCCAAGAGGTAGATAGCCTGCCTTACGAAGAATGGGATGTTCCAATTGACGCAATTGTTACCCCAACCCGAATTATTAATGTTTCACCACAAAGACTGAGAACACCATGACTCAAGATGAAATGAAAAAAGCCGCTGCACTTGCCGCTCTCGATTACGTCAAATCAGATTCCATTGTTGGAGTTGGTACAGGCTCAACCGTTAATTACTTTATTGATGGACTTGCTGAAATGAAGCAAAACATCATAGGTGCAGTTTCAAGCTCTGAAGCCTCGACTGCACGATTAAAACAACACGGTATAGAAGTTTTTGACTTAAATAACGTCGCGGATCTTGACATATATGTTGATGGCGCAGATGAGATAAATTCAGATAACGCTATGATAAAAGGCGGTGGCGCCGCGTTAACTCGAGAAAAAATTGTCGCTGCTGTCGCTAAACAGTTTATTTGCATTGTTGATGAGACAAAATTGGTCAGGCATTTAGGCGAGTTTCCATTACCAGTTGAAGTCATCCCTATGGCGAGAAGTTATGTCGCTCGTGAAATAGTGAAACTTGGCGGTAGCCCTGTTTACCGTGAAGGTGTCGTAACCGACAATGGCAATGTTATTTTAGATGTTTTTGACATGAAAATTGCACAACCAAGAAAACTTGAAGAACAGCTTAATAATATTGTTGGTGTTGTAACTAATGGATTATTTGCGCATAGAGCCGCTGACCATGTTGTGATTGGAAGTAAGAATGGGGTTGAGAAACGTTAACAAATAGAGTATTAATTCTAATTAACATTTACCTCGAATAAATTGAACCTCTAAAAATTGGATTCCTAGTATGGAAAATATTTCGCTTGCCAAGCATAAAATCAAAATTTTGTTGTTAGAAGGTCTGCACCCTAGCTCTGAAGAAACACTTAAATCCCAGGGTTATGAGAACATTGAAACACTAAAAACCTCGTTACCTGAAAACGAATTGATCGAAAAAATAAAAGATGTTCATTTTGTTGGTATTCGGTCTCGTACCAATCTTAATGCCAATGTTTTAAAACACGCCAATAAGTTAATTGCTATTGGCTGCTTTTGTATTGGTACCAACCAAGTTGATTTAAATGCAGCAAAAGAGAAAGGCATTGCGGTTTTTAATGCGCCATTTTCTAACACTCGATCTGTTGCAGAATTAGTACTGGGCGAGATACTACTTCTTATTCGAGGCATCCCTGAAAAAAGCGCGAAAGCGCACCGTGGTATTTGGCAAAAATCAGCTATAGGTTCATTTGAAGCGCGAGGTAAAACTCTCGGCATAATTGGCTACGGTCACATAGGTACTCAGCTTGGTATTATGGCTGAAAACATTGGTATGCGGGTTCAGTTTTTTGATATTGAAAACAAATTAACCTTGGGGAATGCTAGCCAAGTTTCCACTCTAAATAAACTGCTTCAAAGCTCAGATGTGATTTCTCTTCACGTTCCAGAAACAGCTTCTACACAAAACATGATAGGCGCTGCTCAGCTTGCAAAAATGAAACCTGGTGCGATATTAATTAACGCTTCACGCGGCACTGTTGTTGACTTAGATGCCCTTACAAGTGCACTAAAAGACAAGCATATCGGTGGCGCAGCCATTGATGTGTTCCCAATAGAACCAAAGTCAAATGATGAAGAGTTTTTATCGCCTCTTCGTGGATTAGATAATGTTATTTTGACGCCTCATGTAGGTGGCTCTACTCAAGAGGCACAAGAAAATATTGGTATTGAAGTAGCTGGTAAACTCGTTAAGTACTCTGATAATGGTTCTACTTTAAGTGCAGTTAACGTCCCTGAAGTATCGTTACCTGAGCATACAGGGCGCAGTAGGATATTGCATATCCACAAAAACCAGCCTGGTGTACTAACAAAAATAAACGAAGCCTTTGCTAAGCACAATATCAATATTGCTGCACAGTACCTGCAAACTGATGAGAAAATCGGTTACGTCGTTATTGATGTTGAGACTGATGATAGTAATACCGCGTTTGATGAATTGAAGTTAATTGAAGGCACTGTAAAAACACGCTTATTACACTAACCCTCGTATATTTAGTTGATAAACATAGGTTCGTGATTACATTTTTTAACGAGCAATAACTTACAGAGTGTCCAATTTTCCTTTTTAAGCCAGTGATTTAATCACTGGCTTTTTTATTTAACATATTTTCTTTACAGACAATTGTTTTACTGTATATTTAAACAGTAACAATAAATTGATTTTCCATAAGCTAGATTTACAGGAGATAGCAATGGCTGTTGAAACTAGATATGTCGTGATCCGAACCGACAAAAGCAATAAGGAACAAGACGTCATGACTTTTACCGACAAACGTGCAGCTGACGAATATGACAAAATGTTAGACATGGCTGATGACATGTTTGAATTATTGCAGCAAAGCGGTGTTAAGGTCGACGATCAACAAGCCGAGGAGTTGAGTATTTTCCTAGCTAAACAACGCGAAGACGTACTCATTGCGTTGCAAGCGAAAAAGAAGCCGGTTACTAAAAAACCGAAAGCGAAATCAGATACTCAGGCTGACTTAGTCGATACTGCTGACGAGTCGGAAAAAAACGAACAAGCAAATAATGCAAAAAAGACTGAGAGTGAGTTGCAGTCCGATGCTCACTCTGATGAATCTGAGGACAATTTAATTGATTTTGTTATCGAAAAAGACGATGCCGCTTGAAGTCATTTAATTTATCCACATAAAGGTGACATAGCATATAATGGCAATGTCACTTTTACAGGAGAAATACTTTGAACAAAAGCTTGGTTACCAATGCGCTTGCAGCGACAGGCTGTATCGTTGGATTTGGACTTAAATTAGATTGGTTATTTTATTTATCTTTATTTGCACTATCTGGAGCGCTAACTAACTGGATAGCTGTACACATGTTGTTTGAAAAGGTACCAGGCTTGTATGGTACTGGCATTGTTCAGCTCAAGTTTGAAGAGTTTAAGGCTGCTATCCATAACTTAATTATGGAACAGTTTTTTACGCAAGAAAATCTGGACAAGTTTTTGTCAGAAAAAACCGGTGATGCGCACCATTTTGATTTAGCACCGCTAATCAAAGAAACCGACATGTCCCCTGCATTTGACTCATTAGTCACGACAATACAGCAAAGCTCATTTGGTGGCATGTTAAGCATGTTCGGTGGTACTGACGCATTAACGCCTTTAAAAGGCCCTTTTGAGGATAACCTTAAACAATCGATAACGGACATTACCGCGTCTGATGAATTTGCTGAAAAGTTAAAATCTCAATTAGGCAGTTCGTCAAACTTTGGCGATATCCGATCAAAAGTAGACTCAATTGTACAGCAGCGCCTAAATGAGTTAACGCCCAATATGGTCAAAGAGCTCGTTCAGCAAATGATAAAAAGCCACTTAGGCTGGTTAGTTGTTTGGGGTGGTGTTTTTGGTGGACTAATCGGTTTATTAGCTTATTTTGTTGGGTTGTAGAATTAGATATCTTAATTAAAACATCTCGATTTGCTTATCCGGCATGCGTTCCTACAATAAATTAGCCAGTCTTTGTGAATACGAATTTAGACTGGCTAATACTTTGTTTGTGTTCAATGCAGCTGAAATTAAATTAACTTCTCCATTCGCTTAACCATTTTTATATCTAAATCGCTGATGCCATCTACGTCATGCGTCACAAGATCAATCACAACCTTGTTCCATACATTTGACCACTCAGGATGATGGATAAGTTTTTCTGCATGAATAGCAACTTGAGTCATAAACCCAAATGCCTGAATAAAGTTTTTAAATATAAACTCTTTGTGAAGTTTTCCATCAACAATTTGCCAATGTTTGTCATCGTCTAGTAGTGAGTTTATTTCTAATAATTCCTGAGCTATTTGCTCGTCCGTCAATTTATTTGCAGCCATAACACTCCCCTTTTCACTTATATTTTTATTATATTAGTCTTTCATATGAGCTTGCATGCGAGTTAATAAGTCTCCCGTTATCTCAACTGCTTTGCCCGTTTTTTGATCCATTACAACGAACGTAATGTCAGCATCCACGACCACTTTATCAGTACCTTCTTTGGTAATAACTTGATGGAATACCGCACTTTTATTGCCTATGTTTGATAGTGAAGTACTTAATTCGAGTGTGTCGCCCATATAAGCACTGGCTCTATAATTTATATTTATATTTACGATTGCCCATGCATAGCCAAGTGATGTGAAATATTCAATATCGCCACTGTCTTCTAGATATTGCCAACGAGCCTCTTCTAAGAACTCCAAGTAACGAGCATTATTTACGTGCTGATAAATATCTAAATGGAAACCACGAACTTTAATTAGACTTGTTTTATTCATCTTTAACTTCCTTATAACAACATTGTCATTTTATATTTGCGATTATTTACGACGACGACGTTTTTTCTTTTTACCGTCATCCTCTGCCGCTTTTGCTGCTCGTTCAGCTTCTTTTTCAGCAATAATTATCTTTGCTTCTTCTGCTTGCTCTACTGTCTCTAAAGTAATACGGCCTAATGTGCCCGAACGATATTCGTTTAATATTATTTCAGACACCTTGTATAAATCGGCAATACCGCCTTTACGAATACAAGCTCGTTGCTGAGCAATTGCATCCATTACATCAATAGGTTGTTCTGGTAACGCTTTTAATTGATAACGATCCACCAGCAATTGAGGGTAGTGGTCCATCAAATATTCAGTAGCGTAATAGGCTATATCTTCTTTTTCGGTAACGGTGTCTTTAATACCGCCGGTAATTGCTAAGCGATAACCACAGTCTTCGGGTTCTAATTTTGGCCATAAAAACCCTGGTGTATCGTGCAATACAATATTGTTGTCTAAACGAATACGTTGTTGAGCTTTAGTGACACCAGCTTCATTACCTGTTTTAGCAATAATTCGATCAGCTAGAATATTTATTGTTGTCGACTTACCAACATTTGGGATACCGCAGA from Psychrosphaera aestuarii encodes:
- a CDS encoding 5-formyltetrahydrofolate cyclo-ligase, coding for MDSRQQLRTLIRQRRNSLSDEQQRTASLALRDRLLSIVSAQQTIALYLTNDGEIDTSPIIDSLKEQNTRLLFPVLHPFKKGYLNFQSVNRETQWTLNKYNINEPQLNSITTTPISNIDVILMPLVAFDPQGNRLGMGGGYYDRTLAQIQYLPTKPKLIGLAHDCQEVDSLPYEEWDVPIDAIVTPTRIINVSPQRLRTP
- the rpiA gene encoding ribose-5-phosphate isomerase RpiA, yielding MTQDEMKKAAALAALDYVKSDSIVGVGTGSTVNYFIDGLAEMKQNIIGAVSSSEASTARLKQHGIEVFDLNNVADLDIYVDGADEINSDNAMIKGGGAALTREKIVAAVAKQFICIVDETKLVRHLGEFPLPVEVIPMARSYVAREIVKLGGSPVYREGVVTDNGNVILDVFDMKIAQPRKLEEQLNNIVGVVTNGLFAHRAADHVVIGSKNGVEKR
- the serA gene encoding phosphoglycerate dehydrogenase, translating into MENISLAKHKIKILLLEGLHPSSEETLKSQGYENIETLKTSLPENELIEKIKDVHFVGIRSRTNLNANVLKHANKLIAIGCFCIGTNQVDLNAAKEKGIAVFNAPFSNTRSVAELVLGEILLLIRGIPEKSAKAHRGIWQKSAIGSFEARGKTLGIIGYGHIGTQLGIMAENIGMRVQFFDIENKLTLGNASQVSTLNKLLQSSDVISLHVPETASTQNMIGAAQLAKMKPGAILINASRGTVVDLDALTSALKDKHIGGAAIDVFPIEPKSNDEEFLSPLRGLDNVILTPHVGGSTQEAQENIGIEVAGKLVKYSDNGSTLSAVNVPEVSLPEHTGRSRILHIHKNQPGVLTKINEAFAKHNINIAAQYLQTDEKIGYVVIDVETDDSNTAFDELKLIEGTVKTRLLH
- a CDS encoding YebG family protein, which produces MAVETRYVVIRTDKSNKEQDVMTFTDKRAADEYDKMLDMADDMFELLQQSGVKVDDQQAEELSIFLAKQREDVLIALQAKKKPVTKKPKAKSDTQADLVDTADESEKNEQANNAKKTESELQSDAHSDESEDNLIDFVIEKDDAA
- a CDS encoding DUF445 domain-containing protein, with the translated sequence MNKSLVTNALAATGCIVGFGLKLDWLFYLSLFALSGALTNWIAVHMLFEKVPGLYGTGIVQLKFEEFKAAIHNLIMEQFFTQENLDKFLSEKTGDAHHFDLAPLIKETDMSPAFDSLVTTIQQSSFGGMLSMFGGTDALTPLKGPFEDNLKQSITDITASDEFAEKLKSQLGSSSNFGDIRSKVDSIVQQRLNELTPNMVKELVQQMIKSHLGWLVVWGGVFGGLIGLLAYFVGL
- a CDS encoding 4a-hydroxytetrahydrobiopterin dehydratase, giving the protein MAANKLTDEQIAQELLEINSLLDDDKHWQIVDGKLHKEFIFKNFIQAFGFMTQVAIHAEKLIHHPEWSNVWNKVVIDLVTHDVDGISDLDIKMVKRMEKLI
- a CDS encoding acyl-CoA thioesterase translates to MNKTSLIKVRGFHLDIYQHVNNARYLEFLEEARWQYLEDSGDIEYFTSLGYAWAIVNININYRASAYMGDTLELSTSLSNIGNKSAVFHQVITKEGTDKVVVDADITFVVMDQKTGKAVEITGDLLTRMQAHMKD
- the ylqF gene encoding ribosome biogenesis GTPase YlqF — encoded protein: MAINWFPGHMHKARKEIAEIMPQVDVIIEILDARIPFSSENPLVPALRGDTPVLKVLNKSDLADPVQTDIWLQHFKAQRGIDAIAVTQHDPKSVKDLLTVISEMVPHRVSQDKLLRALICGIPNVGKSTTINILADRIIAKTGNEAGVTKAQQRIRLDNNIVLHDTPGFLWPKLEPEDCGYRLAITGGIKDTVTEKEDIAYYATEYLMDHYPQLLVDRYQLKALPEQPIDVMDAIAQQRACIRKGGIADLYKVSEIILNEYRSGTLGRITLETVEQAEEAKIIIAEKEAERAAKAAEDDGKKKKRRRRK